AAATTTGGATTCAGCATGATGGAACGGAACGGGGAATTGCTGGGGATTTGTTAGAGTTGGGGGTTCCCAAGGAGGATATTGTGTTGGCATTTCAAGCACCCGCAAGAAGAAAGTATACGGATTTTGCTGTAAGTTAAGGTTGGGGTTAAGGAGATATCTGAAACTGTCTTAAAAAAACAAGGATTTGGGGTTTTCTCACTAACTTACTTAATTTAGGATTACTGATTATAAAATCTTAGATACTCTCTAAAAACAGAAGACAGATTAAATAGTTTTTCATTTTCTTCTGATTTGGTTAGTAAAAAACGTCTAGTTAATGACTGTAACCCATTAATTATATCCATTGATGAAAGGGATAAAAACTGTCTTATCTCATCTCTTGATATAGACTGATTATGTTTACTAATTTCTAACAAAATATCCTTTTCAACGTCAGATAATCTTATCCAAATTGAGTCAAACAGAGATTTTAAATCTTCTGTCAATATCAAACTATTTTCCTTTATGAATTCAGACACTCCACCATGAAATACATCTTTAATTAAGATACTTATATACTGTAAATATGTCGGATTACCTTCATATAAATTAATTAACTGTAACCAGATTTGCTCATCTTTTAAGCCTTGACTCTGTAAAATCTGTGTAGCTGATTCATCGAGTCCTGATAATTCTAAACAATGACTCGGATAAAGTTCCTTGTCTAAGGATATCATTTCTTGACACTTTTCTTGACTTATCAGAATGAAACAACTTTGATGTTCAATTTCTGTAATCATCTGTAGAAAGTTTTTATAATCCTGATGCTCAGGTTTATATTGTCCTGCAAATTGTTTATTTGTAAATATTTCTTCAAAGTTATCAATAATAATTAAGCATCGCTTTTGATTGAATAATTGTAAGCATTGGTTTAATAAGCTATTGGTATTTATATCTTGATTATTTGTATTTAATTCGGTGAGAATTTCTGTAATTATAGAGTTTAACGATTTATATAATTTAATATTTTTCCAGATAATTGCATCAAAGGGAATTATATCGGTATCAATATAGTATCTCACCAGTGTGCTTTTACCAATACCTGAAATTCCTAAGACTGAGATTAAACGAGTATGAGGGTTTTTTATCCATTGAGATAGAGTTGATAGCTCGTTTTTTCGTCCGTAAAGTTGGGTAATTTTTGGGGATTGTTTTAAATTTATATAAGATGCCTTTTCAGTAAATTCCTGTCCTTCAGTAACTGCTTTTTTCGGAATATCAGATGTATTTATACACAAATTAATATGATTATTGATTATTCCGATTACTTGCTGTGATGAATTAAACGAAGTTGCTAATCTTTCTATCGACCAACAAAAATTAGACTTAGTTACATCTTCATTTAATTCTTTAGACAGAATTTTATATAAATCGCGACTTACATTTCCGACATGATTTTCACTTTCATAACCAAAATCATCAGCAATTTCACTATAAGTTTGACCTTCCCAAATACCTTTAATTACTTTACTCTGTAAGTCGTTTAAATGATTTGCTGTGTGCTTAAAGACTAGTTGATCTACCAATTGTAAAACTTCTGTAACAGTCATACAAGCTAGATATGGTAAAGTTTGCAGCTATTATAACTTTGTATTGGGTTAGATTATCAAGTGTTTTCGAGGGTTTGTATTAATATTTTTTTACAAAAAATAAAAGAAAATCAAGGTTTTTCAGTCCTCAGTCTTTAAAACCAGTAATCTAGCATACGATAAGTAGGCTACAAGTTTTACTCAATACCAAACAAAAATCTATGGATTTGAGAAACATACTTCAGGATTTATCAAAAGACCTTCTGGGTGATCAGAAGATGTCTGAAGATCATTTCGAGGAAATCTATCGGAAGATTGAGGACAAGGTAGAGAATGAACCTCCTCCTCGTTTTGCTTTTATTGGTGAAGCAGGGGTAGGAAAATCCTCTACACTCAATGCACTGTTTAACGCAGGTGTAGAAGTGAGTCATATCGAAGCCTGTACTCAAACAGCGAGAGGAATTGAAGTCTCTTTTAATGAACTTGAAGGAGTTAATGGAGCATTAGTTGCTTATGATATGCCCGGATTGGGTGAAAGTCGTTTAAAACAACAAGAACATATCGCCCTTTATGAAAAAGTATTAAAGGATGTTGATGTTGCTTTGTGGATTTTAGATGCACAGAATAGAGCGATCGCTTCTGTTCAGAGATATTTAGAAGAAGAACTACAATCTATTAATCCCAGATTACTAGAGCGAATGGTCATCGCCTTAAATAAGGTAGATTTAGTTCATCCTGGAGAAAGAGATTGGCATCCTTTAGCAAATTTACCTAGTGAAGAACAAGAAGCAAATATTAACGGCAGAATTCGTGATGTTAAAAGAAAAATTCGAGAGGTAGTGCCTAATTGGAAAGGAACAATTGTAGGATATTCTGCTAACAGACGTTACAATTTACCTCAATTATTTGATGCGATGATGGATGCTGTACCTAGAAAACGACAATGGGTCGTTGCATCTCGTAAAGCCTTAGCCGATTTCCTAGAATTTGTTGACCCTAAACTATTACCACCAGAAAAAAGACCACAAGAATTGACTACTCAACAACCTCAACCAGCAAAGATGTCGGATATTGTTTCGAGTATACCACCAGAAGAGTTTGCTAAATTTGCAGGCGATCAAAAAGCATTTTTAGCCTGGTTAAACCAGAAAGGTTTGTAGCCAAATATAGTACAGTTTTTTGGCAGCTTTGCTACCCACTTAGATAATCAAAGTTTATTTACAAGTTAGGAGTTTGATAATGAATTACGTTCCCGATGAGACTCATATTCCTAGTAATGATCTGGATCAAATCACAACTAGATTACTTAATCAGCTAACTTCTATGAGTGAGGCTGACCGCAGAACCGTATTAAAATCAGAAGCAAGTTTAAGATTTTTTGTTTCTGAGTTATTCCGTTCTATTGCTCAACTTTTAGGTTATGTTGTAGGACGGGTTGTTGGATTTGGGACAGCTATTGTTAGAGCGTTTGAAGATGGGTGGGAAGAAGGTAGGAAGGCGGGTTTAGGTAAATAAAAGTTTCCTAACGAATGAAAATCTCTACATATTATACCATTTCACGAAAACTTTAATACAAATGAGTAGAGACGCGAAATTTCGCGTCTCTACTCATTTGTATGTTTCACGATTAAAGTGAAATAGTATTACGCCCATCTTCATACAGAAATTATACAACTCTTGACTTTTGACTCTTGACTCTTGACTCTTGACTCCTTACGTCAAAATTGATCCACCCATCAAGCGATCGTAACGATACTTCAATTCTTCTTTCATCAAATACCAACGCTCTAAAGTTGCATCTATTTCTATCACCTTCTCGGCTGCTTCCCGCGCTAACAATAACACTTCCTCATCTTCAACTAAACTTGCTAAGGTAAAATCTGGCACACCAGATTGACGAGTTCCCAGCACTTCACCCGGACCACGAAAACGCATATCCATTTCTGAGATGAAAAAGCCATCTTGGGACTGTTCCAAAACCTTCAGCCGCGCTTCTGCATCAGGGCTTCGAGAATTGCTCATCAACAAACAGTAGGATTGCGCTGCACCCCGACCGACACGTCCCCGCAATTGATGCAACTGAGATAAACCGAAGCGTTCCGCATTTTCAATGAGCATAACTGTAGCATTTGGGATGTCTACACCGACTTCAACGACGGTGGTAGAAACGAGAATTTGAGTTTGGCGATCGCGAAATTTACTAATTGCTTCGTCTTTATCAGCCGAACTCATGCGACCGTGCAGCAGTCCCACCTGAAACTCTGGGAAAATGCTTTCTTGTAGCTTTTGATGCTCCTCCACTGCCGATCGCAAATCCAATTTTTCTGATTCTTCCACCAGCGGCAAAACTACATAAACTTGCCGTCCCTGAGCGATTTCCCGGCGAATTAAATCATAAGCTTGAGTACGTTCCTTACTCGTCAGCATTGTTGTCTGAATCTTCTGCCTTCCCGGTGGCAATTCATCAATCTGACTTACGTCCAAATCCCCATGTATCGTCAGCGCTAAAGTTCTCGGTATCGGCGTAGCTGTCATAGTTAATACATGAGGTTGTTCGCCTTTTTGCTGCAAACGCGCCCGCTGTTGCACCCCAAAGCGGTGCTGTTCATCTATCACCACCAAACCGAGCCGATGAAAGATTACTGGGTCTTGAATCAAGGCGTGTGTTCCTACTAACAAAGGTAATTCACCTGTTGCTAGCTGTGCGTGAATTTGTCGCCGTTTCGCCGCTTTTGTCGAACCTGTCAGTAATTCTACTGGTAAATGCAGCAGATTAAACCAGCTAACTAACTTGCGATAATGCTGTTCTGATAAAACTTCGGTGGGAGCCATCAGCGCAGCTTGATAACCAGATTGAATTGCAGCGATAATGGCAATTACGGCGACAACAGTTTTACCAGAACCGACATCACCCTGCACCAAACGATTCATCGGTGCAGGTTTTTGCAAGTCGTTGAGGATATCGTTAACAACTCTGGTTTGAGCGCCGGTGAGTTTAAAAGGCAGTATTTTGTGGAATTGTTCAATTAACTCACCTTTGGGAGCGAGAATAGCACTTTTTTGAATCGCTCGTGCTTGATGCTGACGTTGCAGTAAACTTAGTTGCAAATAGAAAAATTCATCGAAGACGAGACGACGACGCGCAACTTTGAGAATATCGCTGTCTTTGGGAAAATGAATATTAGCGATCGCATCTTTCAATTCCATCAAATCATACTTCTGTCGCAACCCACTCGGCAAAGGGTCTTTCATATGAGCCGCAGCAGGCAAAGCAGCAATTACCGCGCTTCTGACCACATTTGCTGCTATACCCTCTGTCAAGGAGTAAATCGGCACCACTCGACCAATATTTAAAGACTCAATCGGATCTCCCGGTTGTGCCAAAACTTCTAATTCTGGATTATCCAGCGTCAAGCCGTCTTTACCGCTTTTCACCAACCCACACGCTGCGACAATACTACCTTCTGCGTAACGACGCTTTAAAGTTTCCTGCCAACCGCGACTGGTAAAGCGCGTACCCGCAAAAAAGCGGCTAACTTTTATTTTGCCAGTATTATCTTGCAACTGTATGTTTAAAATCATTAACTTTTTGTTGCGGGGGCTAACATAACAGTTGCAACTTTTTACCTTTGCCACTATCGTCACCGTTTCCCCCCCCTGCAACTCGCGGATACTCACCTGACGCGCATAATCAATATGGTCGCGGGGAAAGTAATATAGCAAGTCGCGCACGGTGTATAAACCAAGACGCTCTCCTAAATTTGTTGCTTTTCTGACTCCTATTTCTGGTAACTCGTGCAATTTTTGGTCAATTTTCGGCGCAAGTAACCGACTCACTTCCGCAACGATAGGAGACGTATTAGGGAGGGGGAGAGAGGGAGAGGGGGAGAGGGGGGGATGGGGGGATGGGGAAGACAAGGGAGATGAAGGAGAAATTTCTTTTTGTCCCCCTTGTCCCCCCTGCCCCCCTGTCCCCCTGCCCCCCTGTTCCCCTATCTCGTCCTTTTGCAGTTGGTAAAGATACCTGCGAGTTTCTGCTATTAAGTGTTGTCTATCTTCTGACACCAAATTTGGATAGCTTGCAAATTGAGCCGCTAGTTCTTGCCAGCGCCGGCGTTCAGTACTTGGCAGCACAGCGGGGAATTTCCCAAAAGTTAGGGTGAGAAACTCACTAAAGCGGTATTGTCTGCCCATCATGTCTGTAAAGCCTTGTTCTGCTTCTATTGTTAAGGCTTTCTGCAATCGTGTCCAATCTGGTGTGTCATTAGTCATTGGTTACAGGAGTCAAGAGTTAAGAGTCAAGAGTCAAGAGTCAAGAGTCAATAGTCATTACTTTTGACTGTTGACTTTTGACTAATCTTCAAACCAACTAGCACGCCATGCGGCTTCAGCTTCGGCTACTGATAATTCTCGCTGCTTTTTTTGATACTCGCGCCCTACCTTGTTTAGCTGAACTAAGATACTGCGAATCTGCTTGCGTGCAGACGAGAGTGTGAGGTCAGCAAATTCAATTTCTGCAAGGCGCAGGTTAAGAGCCATAATCTGTGTCAAACTTGATTCTTCCGGCTTCTGTTCATTTTCAATTTCAATTACCAAGTTTAATAGATTAGGCGGTGCTGGAGTTACATCCGCAGATGCTTCTGATACAGCCGCAGCCGCTTCTAAAATCTGTTCTGGTAATTTATTCGGTAATATCTTCGCTTTTTGTAATAAAAGATTTGCGTCACGGGAAAGTTTTTTCAGCGTTTCTTGCGTCACTGCTTCTAATTGCTGTTGCCATTTTGCTACTTCTACTGGGTTGCATGGGTCTTCAGGGAAAGCTGGGGGAGTTGGGATAGAAACGTTTCGACGCAACGTCTGTAAAGGAATTGGGGGAATTGGGGTAGAGACGTTCCGAGGGAACGTCTGTACGGGAGTTGGGGAAGTAAGCGAGGTAGGGGAAGTTGGGAAAGTCGAAGGAGTTGGGAAAGTCGAAGGAGTTGGGGACAACAAGGACACTTCCTCATCTTCCTCATCTTCCTCATCTTCCTCATCTTCCTCATCCTCCTCATCTACCTCATCCTCCTCATCCTCCTCATCTACCTCATCTTCCTCATCTTCCCGACTCTCGATATAACTGAGTAACTGTTGAGCTGCTTGTTGACCTAACTTGCGGATAGCTTGTTGTAATTGTTGCCGTTGATTCAATGACAATTTTAAAAAGTTGTCGGGATGTCCTTGAGTACACAGGTAATAACTTGCCTGAATCAATTGCTGTTGTACGGCTTGCCCCAAGATTGTTAGATAATTTGTATAAGCAGAAGAGAGTTCTGTAGCGATCGCTTCAATCGCCTCTTCCATTGCTATAATATCCCGTTCAATTCGCTCGATTGCTCTCGCCATAGCTTTTCGTTATTGTCCATCTGAACCTTTTTATGGTACAAATGTACGTATTTATTTAAGGATAACTTCCTCTTACGATTTTAGATTAGGGACTAGGGGCGCTTGGATTAGAAACGCTTGAAAAGAGATTTTCATGTGTACTGGGAAAGCGCAGTTTATGACGACTATTAATAAAATACAGGTCAGCATACTTTGCTAGACCTGTATTTGAGTAATTAGAAGTTAAAAGTTATGAGTTATAAAGCTTACTTCTTACTAACTCCGCTCCTCTTAACTTTGCGCCTCCTAACTAATTTACTTAGTGCCCATTTGTGCAGCGACTTCTTCAGCAAAGTTGCTTTCTTGCTTTTCAATGCCTTCACCGAGCACATAGCGAACAAAGCGACGCACTTCGATGTCTTCGCCTAGTTTAGCCTTAACTTGCTTGACCAAATCTTCGACAGAAATACTTTGGTCGCGAATGTAAGGCTGATCCATCAAAGCCATTTCTTTCAGGCGTTTTTCAATTCGTCCTTGAACAATTTTTTCTTTGATGTTTTGTGGCTTGTTACCCAAGTCATCGCGTCCCATTTCGATGTCTTTTTCTTTTTGAGCAACTTCTGGGGGCACTTCGCTGACGTTGACATACTCAACGTTGGGACAAGCAGCAACTTGCATGGCGATGTTCCGTGCCAAGCCTTGAAACTCTTCTCGACCGGAGGGTGCATCAGTTTTGCTGTTCAGTTCAACCAAGACACCCACGCGACCACCAGTGTGAATGTAGCTGTCTACAATTCCTTGTGTTTCTTTAATAGTAAACTTGACGAAGCGACGCACCTGCATATTTTCGCCTAGTGTGGCGATCGCTTGCTTGATGAATTCTTCGACCGTCACACTTTTATCTTCAATGTAAGGTTGAGCCAGCAAAGACTCAACGTTCTCAGCGGTCGCTGCTTGCTGCGCTAAGTTCTTTACAAGAGTTTTAAAAGCCTCGTTCCGGGCGACAAAATCTGTTTGGCAGTTGACTTCTAATAGCACACCAACTTTTCCACCTGGTTGAATATAAGTGTCTACTAGACCTTCTGCCGCGATGCGATCGCTTTTTTTACCCGCTGAAACTAAGTTTTTTTGTCGCAACCAATCGATGGATTTTTCCATGTCTCCATCGTTTTCTTTCAACGCCTTTTTGCAGTCCATCATGCCTGCACCGGTTTTTTGGCGTAATTCTTGGACGACTTTTGCAGATATTTCCGCCATGTTGCCTCAATTCCTACAAGACTTACAGTTGTAATCGCTCACGGGTGTTTAGTATTTCTATCTTACTCGGCGCAGGGGTAGAAAACCCCTACGCTCTTGCGGGAAAAATCCGCCCATCATATGGTGGGAAAACCCCGCCCTACGATTCTTCTTCCTCTTCGTCGGGAATTACCGAATCAGTATACTCGGTTTCGTCGTAGTCTTCGTCATACTCGCCACCGTCGTAATCTTCATCTTCGTATTCTGCATCCAACTGACCGTGACGACCTTCGTAAATGGCATCTGCCAATTTACCAACTATCAGCTTGATAGACCTGATGGCGTCATCATTTGCTGGAATCGGAACATCTACTACATCTGGGTCACAGTTTGTATCCAACATGGACACAATCGGAATCGAGAGTTTTTGGCATTCTTGAACTGCGTTATACTCCCGCTTTTGATCGACAATTACCACAATATCTGGCACTTTCCGCATAGATTTAATGCCGCCCAAATATTTCTGTAGCTTTGCCATTTCCCGACGCAGCATTGAGGCTTCTTTTTTGGGCAATAAATCCAAGGCACCGGTTTCTTCGCGGCGTTCCAAATCTTTGAGCCGGTCTACCCGCGTTT
Above is a genomic segment from Tolypothrix sp. NIES-4075 containing:
- a CDS encoding nSTAND1 domain-containing NTPase, producing MTVTEVLQLVDQLVFKHTANHLNDLQSKVIKGIWEGQTYSEIADDFGYESENHVGNVSRDLYKILSKELNEDVTKSNFCWSIERLATSFNSSQQVIGIINNHINLCINTSDIPKKAVTEGQEFTEKASYINLKQSPKITQLYGRKNELSTLSQWIKNPHTRLISVLGISGIGKSTLVRYYIDTDIIPFDAIIWKNIKLYKSLNSIITEILTELNTNNQDINTNSLLNQCLQLFNQKRCLIIIDNFEEIFTNKQFAGQYKPEHQDYKNFLQMITEIEHQSCFILISQEKCQEMISLDKELYPSHCLELSGLDESATQILQSQGLKDEQIWLQLINLYEGNPTYLQYISILIKDVFHGGVSEFIKENSLILTEDLKSLFDSIWIRLSDVEKDILLEISKHNQSISRDEIRQFLSLSSMDIINGLQSLTRRFLLTKSEENEKLFNLSSVFREYLRFYNQ
- a CDS encoding GTPase family protein → MSEDHFEEIYRKIEDKVENEPPPRFAFIGEAGVGKSSTLNALFNAGVEVSHIEACTQTARGIEVSFNELEGVNGALVAYDMPGLGESRLKQQEHIALYEKVLKDVDVALWILDAQNRAIASVQRYLEEELQSINPRLLERMVIALNKVDLVHPGERDWHPLANLPSEEQEANINGRIRDVKRKIREVVPNWKGTIVGYSANRRYNLPQLFDAMMDAVPRKRQWVVASRKALADFLEFVDPKLLPPEKRPQELTTQQPQPAKMSDIVSSIPPEEFAKFAGDQKAFLAWLNQKGL
- the recG gene encoding ATP-dependent DNA helicase RecG — translated: MTNDTPDWTRLQKALTIEAEQGFTDMMGRQYRFSEFLTLTFGKFPAVLPSTERRRWQELAAQFASYPNLVSEDRQHLIAETRRYLYQLQKDEIGEQGGRGTGGQGGQGGQKEISPSSPLSSPSPHPPLSPSPSLPLPNTSPIVAEVSRLLAPKIDQKLHELPEIGVRKATNLGERLGLYTVRDLLYYFPRDHIDYARQVSIRELQGGETVTIVAKVKSCNCYVSPRNKKLMILNIQLQDNTGKIKVSRFFAGTRFTSRGWQETLKRRYAEGSIVAACGLVKSGKDGLTLDNPELEVLAQPGDPIESLNIGRVVPIYSLTEGIAANVVRSAVIAALPAAAHMKDPLPSGLRQKYDLMELKDAIANIHFPKDSDILKVARRRLVFDEFFYLQLSLLQRQHQARAIQKSAILAPKGELIEQFHKILPFKLTGAQTRVVNDILNDLQKPAPMNRLVQGDVGSGKTVVAVIAIIAAIQSGYQAALMAPTEVLSEQHYRKLVSWFNLLHLPVELLTGSTKAAKRRQIHAQLATGELPLLVGTHALIQDPVIFHRLGLVVIDEQHRFGVQQRARLQQKGEQPHVLTMTATPIPRTLALTIHGDLDVSQIDELPPGRQKIQTTMLTSKERTQAYDLIRREIAQGRQVYVVLPLVEESEKLDLRSAVEEHQKLQESIFPEFQVGLLHGRMSSADKDEAISKFRDRQTQILVSTTVVEVGVDIPNATVMLIENAERFGLSQLHQLRGRVGRGAAQSYCLLMSNSRSPDAEARLKVLEQSQDGFFISEMDMRFRGPGEVLGTRQSGVPDFTLASLVEDEEVLLLAREAAEKVIEIDATLERWYLMKEELKYRYDRLMGGSILT
- the tsf gene encoding translation elongation factor Ts: MAEISAKVVQELRQKTGAGMMDCKKALKENDGDMEKSIDWLRQKNLVSAGKKSDRIAAEGLVDTYIQPGGKVGVLLEVNCQTDFVARNEAFKTLVKNLAQQAATAENVESLLAQPYIEDKSVTVEEFIKQAIATLGENMQVRRFVKFTIKETQGIVDSYIHTGGRVGVLVELNSKTDAPSGREEFQGLARNIAMQVAACPNVEYVNVSEVPPEVAQKEKDIEMGRDDLGNKPQNIKEKIVQGRIEKRLKEMALMDQPYIRDQSISVEDLVKQVKAKLGEDIEVRRFVRYVLGEGIEKQESNFAEEVAAQMGTK
- the rpsB gene encoding 30S ribosomal protein S2; protein product: MPVVSLAQMMESGVHFGHQTRRWNPKMSPYIYTSRNGVHIIDLVQTAQLMEDAYSYMRSQAEQGKKFLFVGTKRQAAGIIAQEAARCGSHYINQRWLGGMLTNWTTIKTRVDRLKDLERREETGALDLLPKKEASMLRREMAKLQKYLGGIKSMRKVPDIVVIVDQKREYNAVQECQKLSIPIVSMLDTNCDPDVVDVPIPANDDAIRSIKLIVGKLADAIYEGRHGQLDAEYEDEDYDGGEYDEDYDETEYTDSVIPDEEEEES